In Salinirussus salinus, the following proteins share a genomic window:
- a CDS encoding haloacid dehalogenase type II, with amino-acid sequence MADSFDADRVETVMFDSFGTLVDTTSASRVLEDLVEEPETVARRWRSNALTYSLVANDLDRYETYFELHRLGLRDALLAEGVDLDDDRLHELTMVYHDLDPVEGVAEGIRRLAEAGYRPSVCSNGNPEMLEALAESAGIADSVAELVSAHEIRRLKPARELYEHAAARVGSPPGRVAHVTAHWVDVQGGMNAGMQGVHLRREEGGEWPSFGPGPTLTVDSFEELCDRLGA; translated from the coding sequence ATGGCAGACAGCTTCGACGCCGACCGCGTGGAGACGGTGATGTTCGACTCCTTCGGCACGCTCGTGGACACGACCTCCGCTTCGCGGGTGCTGGAGGACCTGGTCGAGGAGCCCGAGACCGTCGCGCGCCGGTGGCGCTCGAACGCGTTGACCTACTCGCTGGTCGCGAACGACCTCGACCGGTACGAGACCTACTTCGAGCTGCACCGGCTGGGGCTGCGCGACGCGCTGCTGGCGGAGGGCGTCGACCTCGACGACGACCGACTGCACGAGCTCACCATGGTGTATCACGACCTCGACCCGGTCGAGGGGGTCGCGGAGGGGATCAGGCGGCTCGCGGAGGCCGGCTACCGCCCCTCGGTCTGCTCGAACGGCAACCCCGAGATGCTCGAGGCGCTCGCGGAGTCTGCGGGCATCGCGGACAGCGTGGCGGAGCTGGTCAGCGCCCACGAGATCCGGCGGCTCAAACCCGCCCGCGAGCTCTACGAACACGCCGCCGCCCGGGTCGGTTCCCCACCCGGCCGGGTCGCCCACGTCACCGCCCACTGGGTCGACGTCCAGGGCGGGATGAACGCCGGGATGCAGGGTGTCCACCTCCGGCGGGAGGAGGGCGGCGAGTGGCCCTCCTTCGGCCCCGGCCCGACGCTCACCGTCGACTCCTTCGAGGAGCTGTGTGACCGGCTCGGGGCATGA
- a CDS encoding GNAT family N-acetyltransferase, with protein MYGGHFPPQGHEEMLRSPPFAFVDGENREVDVRVYGHGPVDAEFEALVEMYLDFDPSFRTLGIPPVDEPRVREWLETILEGYSTVAWHDDRAVGHAVLVEEPDDGHELAIFLHQEYHGAGIGTQLLEALLTHGREHGVDHVWLLVEGDNRPAVNLYNDVGFVVTDSFQGDVEMALAM; from the coding sequence ATGTACGGGGGACACTTCCCGCCACAGGGACACGAGGAGATGCTCCGCTCGCCGCCGTTCGCCTTCGTCGACGGCGAGAACCGGGAGGTGGACGTCCGCGTCTACGGCCACGGACCCGTGGACGCGGAGTTCGAGGCGCTGGTGGAGATGTACCTCGATTTCGACCCGTCCTTTCGCACGCTCGGGATCCCGCCGGTCGACGAACCCCGGGTCCGCGAGTGGCTCGAGACGATCCTCGAGGGGTACAGCACGGTCGCCTGGCACGACGACCGGGCCGTCGGCCACGCCGTGCTGGTCGAGGAGCCCGACGACGGCCACGAACTCGCTATCTTCCTCCACCAGGAGTACCACGGCGCCGGCATCGGAACGCAACTCCTCGAGGCGTTGCTCACCCACGGCCGCGAGCACGGCGTCGACCATGTCTGGCTGCTCGTCGAGGGGGACAACCGCCCGGCCGTGAACCTCTACAACGACGTCGGGTTCGTGGTCACCGACAGCTTCCAGGGCGACGTCGAGATGGCGCTGGCGATGTGA
- a CDS encoding NUDIX hydrolase, producing the protein MASAPTVEGLLERHAGVRHREQTRPLDREVFDRLQRRVRNGLEWGVGAVVTDDDGRVLLIRERDRWSVPGGGVEPGESLQEALRREVREETGVRVSVDELCAVTEQTAVHGNRETQFGFATYTATPVTTDVATQPGLDGEGIETAEWVDRLPENTLDRELVATLRDV; encoded by the coding sequence ATGGCTTCGGCACCCACGGTCGAGGGGCTCTTGGAGCGACACGCCGGGGTCCGCCACCGGGAACAGACGCGACCACTCGACCGCGAAGTCTTCGACAGGCTGCAACGGCGCGTCCGGAACGGGCTGGAGTGGGGCGTCGGCGCGGTCGTGACCGACGACGACGGGCGGGTCCTCCTCATCCGGGAGCGCGACCGGTGGTCGGTCCCCGGCGGCGGCGTCGAGCCCGGGGAGAGCCTCCAGGAGGCACTGCGACGCGAGGTGCGCGAGGAGACTGGCGTCCGGGTCTCCGTCGACGAACTGTGTGCGGTGACCGAACAGACTGCCGTTCACGGCAACCGGGAGACCCAGTTCGGGTTCGCCACCTACACTGCGACTCCCGTGACGACCGACGTCGCGACACAGCCCGGCCTCGACGGCGAGGGGATCGAGACCGCCGAGTGGGTCGACCGGTTGCCCGAGAACACGCTGGACCGCGAACTGGTCGCGACGCTTCGGGACGTCTAG
- a CDS encoding D-arabinono-1,4-lactone oxidase, with product MSEHWKNWSGSVEAAPTDVYEPQSEAELVEVVERHAPEDTIRAVGAGHSFTRLGETDDILVSMEGLTGVESVDHGAGDAGEGGYATVRAGTRLEEMNAALAEEGLAMENMGDIDQQRLAGALATGTHGTGTDFGVLATQVAELRLVTADGEVLTLSPADGDRFGAGQVSLGALGIVSAVTLDLLPAYEVEMVKRAVDLEVALEQIDGLLARNRHAEFFWYPDEDVAKVKTINRVGREHGPDLPGATVEETETGPSHEVFPSVRDIRFNEMEYGVPAEDGPAAMREVSDLVASRDDVSFPVEYRYVRGDDILLSPAHGRDTVFIAIHKYHKKPYADFFERAEEIFRSYGGRPHWGKHHNRTAADLASLYPRWDDFQTVRESLDPDGVFLNDYVRDLFGR from the coding sequence ATGAGCGAGCACTGGAAGAACTGGTCCGGAAGCGTCGAGGCCGCGCCCACGGACGTCTACGAGCCGCAATCCGAGGCCGAGCTGGTCGAGGTCGTCGAACGACACGCGCCGGAAGACACCATCCGCGCAGTGGGGGCGGGCCACTCGTTCACACGGCTGGGCGAGACCGACGACATCCTCGTCTCGATGGAGGGGCTGACCGGCGTCGAATCCGTCGACCACGGGGCGGGGGACGCCGGCGAGGGCGGGTACGCGACGGTTCGCGCGGGCACGCGTCTGGAGGAGATGAACGCCGCCCTCGCCGAGGAAGGGCTGGCGATGGAGAACATGGGCGACATTGACCAGCAGCGGCTCGCCGGCGCGCTGGCCACCGGCACGCACGGCACCGGAACGGACTTCGGCGTCCTCGCGACCCAGGTCGCCGAACTCCGGCTGGTGACCGCCGACGGGGAGGTCCTGACCCTCTCGCCCGCCGACGGCGACCGGTTCGGGGCGGGGCAGGTCTCGCTGGGCGCGCTCGGGATCGTCTCCGCGGTGACGCTGGACCTGCTGCCGGCCTACGAGGTGGAGATGGTCAAGCGGGCCGTCGACCTCGAGGTCGCGCTGGAGCAGATCGACGGCCTCCTCGCTCGAAACCGCCACGCGGAGTTCTTCTGGTATCCCGACGAGGACGTCGCCAAGGTGAAGACGATCAACCGGGTCGGGCGGGAACACGGCCCCGACCTCCCGGGTGCGACCGTCGAGGAGACCGAGACCGGGCCGAGCCACGAGGTCTTCCCCTCCGTCCGTGACATCCGGTTCAACGAGATGGAGTACGGTGTCCCCGCAGAGGACGGTCCCGCCGCGATGCGCGAGGTCAGCGACCTGGTCGCCAGCCGCGACGACGTCTCCTTCCCCGTCGAATACCGCTACGTCCGGGGCGATGACATCCTGCTGAGCCCGGCCCACGGCCGCGACACCGTCTTCATCGCCATCCACAAGTACCACAAGAAACCCTACGCCGACTTCTTCGAGCGCGCCGAGGAGATATTCCGCTCCTACGGCGGGCGCCCTCACTGGGGGAAACACCACAACCGAACGGCCGCGGACCTGGCGTCGCTGTACCCCCGCTGGGACGACTTCCAGACGGTCCGGGAGTCACTCGACCCCGACGGCGTCTTTCTCAACGACTACGTCCGGGACCTGTTCGGGAGGTAG
- a CDS encoding alanine racemase, with protein MVNPTFTDMRPELGQPVEDLETPVVVADLDAMERNLKRFRELADEHDVAVRSHTKAHKTPAVARRQEEALEGGVLCQTLSEAEVMARYGIEDVLLVCPVVSEPKLDRLCWVADHVDRFAVLADEPEHVARLGTAAGRNDTTVGVVLEVDVGLGRLGVEPGKPAVDVAEAVREQPGLAFDGILGHDGHVPYIASSESELEELCAGVAADLEETVEALEGAGIGVDRVTSGATATAPLMAAEDVVTELDPGRYIFNDAALLEQGAVDRADCGATVVTTVIGRPTGDRAIVDAGSKTLSYVDGPDPVPVGRDDVSFYRKSSEHGFVDVSEADVAVGDRLEFVVPNLWAVANLHDTLPAVRDGRVEEVWHVEARGKDT; from the coding sequence ATGGTCAACCCCACGTTCACCGACATGCGTCCGGAGCTCGGCCAGCCGGTCGAGGATCTGGAGACGCCGGTCGTCGTCGCCGACCTGGACGCCATGGAGCGCAACCTCAAGCGCTTCCGCGAACTGGCCGACGAGCACGACGTGGCCGTCCGTTCGCACACCAAGGCCCACAAGACGCCGGCGGTCGCCCGCCGACAGGAGGAGGCCCTCGAGGGGGGCGTGCTCTGTCAGACGCTGAGCGAGGCGGAAGTGATGGCCCGGTACGGCATCGAGGACGTGCTGCTGGTCTGTCCGGTCGTCAGCGAGCCGAAACTCGACCGGCTGTGCTGGGTGGCCGACCACGTCGACCGCTTCGCGGTGCTGGCCGACGAGCCGGAACACGTCGCGAGGCTGGGGACCGCCGCCGGGCGCAACGACACGACGGTCGGGGTCGTCCTCGAGGTCGACGTCGGGCTGGGCCGCCTCGGTGTCGAACCCGGTAAGCCAGCGGTCGACGTCGCCGAGGCCGTCCGCGAGCAGCCCGGCCTTGCCTTCGACGGCATCCTCGGCCACGACGGTCACGTTCCCTACATCGCGTCCTCGGAGTCGGAACTCGAGGAGCTGTGCGCGGGCGTCGCTGCGGACCTCGAAGAAACAGTCGAGGCACTCGAAGGGGCCGGAATCGGGGTCGACCGCGTGACCAGCGGCGCGACCGCCACGGCCCCGCTGATGGCCGCCGAGGACGTCGTCACGGAACTGGACCCCGGCCGGTACATCTTCAACGACGCCGCACTGCTCGAGCAGGGGGCCGTGGACCGCGCGGACTGCGGGGCGACGGTGGTGACGACGGTCATCGGGCGGCCGACCGGGGACCGCGCCATCGTCGACGCGGGGTCGAAGACCCTCTCCTACGTCGACGGCCCCGACCCCGTCCCGGTCGGACGCGACGACGTCTCCTTCTACCGGAAGTCCTCCGAACACGGGTTCGTCGACGTCAGCGAGGCCGACGTCGCGGTCGGCGACCGCCTGGAGTTCGTCGTGCCGAACCTCTGGGCGGTGGCCAACCTCCACGACACTCTCCCGGCGGTTCGGGACGGGCGCGTCGAGGAGGTCTGGCACGTCGAGGCCAGAGGCAAGGACACCTGA